The Urbifossiella limnaea genome has a window encoding:
- a CDS encoding alpha/beta fold hydrolase, protein MTEQAFCFGPDESLVGVTTDPLPDRVRPDAPVVLWLNSGVLHHVGPFGWYATLARRLAGRGIRSFRFDLAGLGDSAPRSDAQETLDRAIRDVAGAMDLLARERAARRFVLVGLCSGAMLAQHVAARDERVAGAAFIDGYGFRTPGYYLRHYGKRLLKWRSWVNAARRVVRPRPAPAGNAEDRRLLFDQYFFRFPPADRGRELFATAVARGTRFLYLYTGGVESYFNHPRQFSEMFGRLTPGGDQVEVGYMPAADHLYSLRDQRLAMFDRVENWVERVR, encoded by the coding sequence GTGACGGAACAGGCCTTCTGCTTCGGCCCGGACGAGTCGCTCGTCGGGGTGACGACCGACCCCCTCCCCGACCGCGTGCGGCCCGATGCGCCGGTGGTCCTGTGGCTGAACTCCGGCGTGCTGCACCACGTCGGGCCGTTCGGCTGGTACGCGACCCTCGCGCGGCGGCTAGCGGGGCGGGGGATCCGGAGCTTCCGCTTCGACCTCGCGGGGCTCGGCGACAGCGCCCCGCGGAGCGACGCCCAGGAGACCCTCGACCGGGCCATCCGCGACGTGGCCGGGGCGATGGACCTGCTGGCGCGGGAGCGCGCGGCCCGGCGGTTCGTGCTCGTCGGCCTGTGCTCGGGCGCGATGCTGGCCCAGCACGTCGCGGCCCGCGACGAGCGGGTGGCCGGCGCCGCGTTCATCGACGGCTACGGGTTCCGCACCCCGGGCTATTACCTCCGCCACTACGGCAAGCGCCTCCTGAAGTGGCGGTCGTGGGTGAACGCCGCCCGCCGGGTCGTCCGCCCCCGCCCCGCGCCGGCCGGGAACGCCGAAGACCGACGGCTCTTGTTCGACCAGTACTTCTTTCGGTTCCCCCCGGCGGATCGTGGGAGGGAGTTATTCGCCACGGCGGTCGCCCGCGGCACCCGCTTCCTTTACCTCTACACGGGCGGGGTGGAGTCGTATTTCAACCACCCGCGGCAGTTCTCCGAGATGTTCGGCCGGCTCACCCCCGGCGGCGACCAGGTTGAGGTCGGGTACATGCCGGCCGCCGACCACCTCTACTCGCTGCGCGACCAGCGGCTTGCGATGTTCGACCGGGTCGAGAACTGGGTCGAGCGCGTGCGGTGA
- a CDS encoding cupin-like domain-containing protein, with the protein MSQTIVESAPETGLPTRSAAGRVITVASGETVSMSSTRSYQFRHTLGHAPIMSLTAVRDITKRLLDERRFDQIMFDAGIEGWGPKRADAGSGPAILDALDQYGSRRGWLRLTRVDDVAPELGGVVEKFYQDLSELSQCDIPREVVKTFVTLFVSSPGVVTPYHIDHTWNYLLQIQGHKTVHLFDPADPRVLAQAEKEDFYAVGTMPARHDGVSGIAYDLEPGDGVHHPINAPHWVQNGSEVSVSLSLGLCLRQATRDAHVHQVNYVLRRFGFAPPLPREHAWRDGTKAAFIRLISRRTPKTFDNVLRSGAYRLVRVLKKLGMERNTTVKKVEVT; encoded by the coding sequence ATGAGCCAGACCATCGTCGAAAGCGCCCCCGAGACGGGCCTGCCGACCCGCAGTGCTGCGGGCCGGGTCATCACCGTGGCGTCGGGTGAGACGGTGTCGATGAGCTCGACGCGCTCGTACCAGTTCCGGCACACCCTGGGGCACGCCCCGATCATGAGCCTCACGGCCGTCCGCGACATCACGAAGCGGTTGCTGGACGAGCGGCGGTTCGATCAGATCATGTTCGACGCTGGCATCGAGGGGTGGGGTCCGAAGCGGGCCGACGCGGGCAGTGGGCCCGCGATCCTGGACGCGCTCGACCAGTACGGGTCCCGGCGCGGGTGGCTGCGACTGACCCGGGTCGATGACGTGGCCCCGGAGTTGGGCGGCGTCGTCGAAAAGTTCTACCAGGACCTGTCCGAACTTTCTCAGTGCGACATCCCGCGGGAAGTGGTCAAGACGTTTGTCACGCTGTTCGTTTCGTCCCCGGGCGTGGTCACGCCGTATCACATCGACCACACGTGGAATTATCTGCTACAGATCCAGGGGCACAAGACGGTGCATCTGTTCGACCCCGCGGACCCGCGGGTGCTGGCCCAGGCCGAGAAGGAAGACTTCTACGCCGTGGGCACCATGCCCGCGCGGCACGACGGGGTGTCGGGCATCGCGTACGACCTGGAACCTGGCGACGGCGTCCACCACCCGATCAACGCGCCGCACTGGGTCCAGAACGGGTCTGAGGTGTCGGTCTCGCTATCGCTCGGCTTGTGCCTCCGCCAGGCGACCCGGGACGCCCACGTTCACCAGGTGAACTACGTGCTCCGGCGGTTCGGCTTCGCCCCTCCGCTGCCGCGCGAACACGCCTGGCGGGACGGCACGAAGGCGGCGTTCATCCGGCTAATATCCCGGCGGACGCCGAAGACGTTCGACAACGTACTGCGGTCGGGCGCGTATCGCCTCGTCCGCGTACTGAAGAAACTCGGCATGGAGCGGAACACGACCGTGAAGAAGGTCGAGGTGACGTGA
- the glmS gene encoding glutamine--fructose-6-phosphate transaminase (isomerizing) produces the protein MCGIVGYAGGREAEPILVGGLRRLEYRGYDSAGLATITGPGDVHLRRRSGRLATLVDHLRERPAPGCVGISHTRWATHGPATDANAHPHLSSCGRVAVVHNGVIENYDSLKRHLQADGVEFHSDTDTEVIAHLLGRHFDGDLLEAVRRTLPLLKGTYGLAAVSPDDPQTVVGARLGSPLVLGVGAGEHFLASDPGALVGYTSDVVYLQDHQMCRITADDWDIFDRELSKVTASVHQVEWAEEDAGKGDFEHHMLKEIHEQPETLANTMRGRLSDADASAHFGGLNVDPQQLRRAKRIILTACGTSYHAAQVGEYLIEEFAQVPVEVEYASEFRYRNPPIDHDTIVIAISQSGETADTLAAVRESKRKGHMTLAICNVVGSSIARESDGGMYLHAGPEIGVASTKAFTSQVLTLAMFALHLGRLRNMSALQGARMIAEMRALPDHVREALGCDADARRIAEKYAHCTSFLYLGRQYLYPVALEGALKLKEISYAHAEGYPAAEMKHGPIALVDANTPSVFLALKGAIHEKAMSNLEEVKARRGPVIAVATAGDDVVARKADEVLYVPDVPDYLQPLVAVIPLQLLAYHVARLRGCDVDKPRNLAKSVTVE, from the coding sequence ATGTGTGGAATCGTGGGCTACGCGGGGGGGCGTGAAGCGGAGCCGATCCTCGTCGGCGGCCTCCGTCGGCTGGAGTACCGGGGGTACGACAGCGCCGGCCTCGCCACCATCACCGGCCCCGGAGACGTCCACCTCCGCCGGCGGTCCGGGCGGCTCGCGACGCTGGTCGATCACCTCCGCGAGCGGCCCGCCCCCGGGTGCGTCGGGATCAGCCACACCCGGTGGGCCACCCACGGCCCGGCGACGGACGCCAACGCCCACCCGCACCTCAGCAGTTGCGGCCGGGTCGCGGTCGTCCACAACGGGGTGATCGAGAACTACGACTCGCTGAAGCGACACCTCCAGGCCGACGGGGTGGAGTTCCACAGCGACACCGACACCGAGGTGATCGCTCACCTCCTCGGCCGGCACTTCGACGGCGACCTCCTGGAGGCCGTCCGCCGCACCCTGCCGCTCCTGAAGGGGACCTACGGCCTGGCGGCCGTGAGCCCGGATGACCCGCAGACGGTGGTCGGCGCGCGGCTCGGCAGCCCGCTGGTGCTCGGCGTCGGGGCCGGAGAGCACTTCCTCGCCAGCGACCCGGGGGCGCTGGTCGGGTACACGTCGGACGTGGTCTACCTCCAGGACCACCAAATGTGCCGGATCACCGCCGACGACTGGGACATCTTCGACCGCGAGCTGTCGAAGGTGACGGCCAGCGTCCACCAGGTCGAGTGGGCGGAGGAGGACGCGGGCAAGGGCGACTTCGAGCACCACATGCTCAAGGAGATCCACGAGCAGCCGGAGACGCTGGCGAACACCATGCGGGGCCGGCTGTCCGACGCCGACGCGAGCGCCCACTTCGGCGGGCTGAACGTGGACCCGCAGCAGCTCCGCCGCGCGAAGCGAATAATTCTCACAGCCTGCGGCACCAGCTACCACGCGGCTCAGGTCGGCGAGTACCTGATCGAGGAGTTCGCGCAGGTGCCGGTGGAGGTGGAGTACGCCAGCGAGTTCCGCTACCGCAACCCGCCGATCGACCACGACACCATCGTCATCGCCATCAGCCAGTCCGGGGAGACGGCCGACACCCTGGCCGCGGTCCGGGAGAGCAAGCGGAAGGGGCACATGACGCTGGCGATCTGCAACGTGGTCGGCAGCAGCATCGCCCGCGAGTCCGACGGGGGGATGTACCTGCACGCCGGCCCCGAGATCGGTGTGGCCAGCACCAAGGCGTTCACCAGCCAGGTGCTCACGCTCGCCATGTTCGCGCTGCACCTGGGCCGGCTGCGGAACATGTCGGCGCTCCAGGGCGCGCGGATGATCGCCGAGATGCGGGCGCTGCCGGACCACGTCCGGGAGGCGCTGGGGTGCGACGCCGACGCCCGGCGGATCGCCGAAAAGTACGCCCACTGCACGAGCTTCCTGTACCTCGGCCGGCAGTACCTGTACCCGGTCGCCCTGGAGGGGGCGCTGAAGCTGAAAGAGATCAGCTACGCCCACGCCGAGGGGTACCCGGCGGCCGAGATGAAGCACGGCCCGATCGCTCTGGTCGACGCCAACACCCCGAGCGTGTTCCTGGCGCTGAAGGGGGCGATTCACGAGAAGGCGATGAGCAACCTGGAGGAGGTGAAGGCCCGCCGCGGCCCGGTGATCGCCGTGGCGACCGCGGGGGACGACGTGGTCGCCCGCAAGGCCGACGAGGTGCTCTACGTCCCGGACGTGCCGGACTACCTGCAGCCGCTGGTGGCGGTGATCCCGCTGCAGCTGCTGGCGTACCACGTGGCCCGCCTCCGCGGCTGCGACGTGGACAAGCCCCGGAACCTGGCCAAGAGCGTGACGGTGGAGTGA
- a CDS encoding RNA polymerase sigma factor, protein MSPHPEALRDFERQTATRGECAAACTPVNSNVLSVEEIYHRYATRVYSLAMRMLRSEADAEDVTQDVLLQVIRRLDTFRGDSTFDTWLYRVTVNAVLVLRRKRASARERQFGEDASETGHAETGRRGRPTARPEAEALDRERCRRVEAAIDQLPDGYRDPFILSDVQQLSNAEIGDILGLSIPAVKSRLHRARLMLRDALQDYFEERRTLGAQ, encoded by the coding sequence ATGAGCCCGCATCCTGAAGCCCTACGCGATTTTGAACGTCAGACCGCGACCCGGGGAGAATGCGCGGCCGCCTGCACCCCTGTCAACTCGAACGTCCTGAGCGTCGAGGAGATCTACCACCGCTACGCCACCCGGGTCTACTCCCTGGCGATGCGGATGCTCCGGTCGGAGGCCGACGCAGAGGACGTCACCCAGGACGTGCTCCTTCAGGTCATCCGCCGGCTCGACACGTTCCGCGGCGACTCGACGTTCGACACCTGGCTGTACCGGGTGACGGTCAACGCCGTCCTGGTCCTCCGGCGGAAGCGGGCGTCCGCCCGCGAGCGGCAGTTCGGTGAGGACGCCAGCGAGACTGGTCACGCCGAGACCGGCCGCCGCGGCCGCCCGACCGCCCGGCCCGAGGCCGAGGCCCTCGACCGGGAACGCTGCCGGCGGGTCGAGGCGGCCATCGACCAGCTGCCCGACGGCTACCGCGACCCGTTCATCCTCTCCGATGTTCAGCAGTTGTCGAACGCCGAGATCGGCGACATCCTCGGGCTGAGCATCCCGGCGGTGAAGAGCCGGCTGCACCGAGCACGGCTGATGCTCCGTGACGCCCTGCAGGACTACTTCGAGGAGCGGCGCACGCTCGGCGCTCAGTAG
- a CDS encoding condensation domain-containing protein, protein MSALRLEPAETPPAAPPGAADAAATEEYAFPAAVGQQKFWLLDQIHPGDPAYNLTIRFRVTGPLRTDVAQQAVDEIVRRHEALRTRFVRDGETLLQVVAPPSPVPLPVDDVERDPDPAQAADRAMAAEARRGFNLETGPVFRARLVRRGADEHMLLITIHQIVSDGWSTGIVLREFAALYEAYDAGRPSPLPEPTLQFADFVLWQSEWLQTPAAAAQLAFWQDHLKGVQPVRIPYDESAASSGSAKGSIESILLPRALTDRLTAAGHQHGATLFMSCLSGLSLLLHSRTGQTDLTVSTPTVGRSKTELEPVVGRFANTVVFRTDLSGDPTFVELLDLSRRTVTDVMANQDIPFTQVLESLPTQGQKDRHALFQMHFIFQKAFLTPATAGPIAITPVRSLSPGAMHELNFFMVERDEGWRASCEYNTARYTPETVRGLLDELQRILEAVAADPSRRVSSFRPADTDPPRPAPYPQPVYQNGRSHARVATPPVSEPATPPVNRLEAYLPTPAVATDPGDARVAPRDEYEVRLAEIWRELLRVDRLCVTANFFDLGGYSLLGARLLVRVQQAFGSRLPPTAVYDSPTVERMAELLRGGPLTPRATTGPSPGTGPAEVAPPGRPVPCFFRQPDRPLYGVYHPAAGPVRREGVVLCAPPGHEYMSSHWCFRLLAAELARAGFPVLRYDPSGVGDSGGEFEQARAAEWIGDVGAAARELADRAGVSDVSLVGLRLGAALAYQATAETRVKHLVLWDPVVNGRQYLAGLRRLHARECPGGRGDPAVEELLGYFYPGPLVEELEQFDLTAGRPAAERVSVLLSQGTDAARLLAHLDGERLRPAVRVAREPGPWEAPVDYTRPVLLHDGRRQVVELLSGGA, encoded by the coding sequence GTGAGTGCCCTGCGACTCGAGCCGGCCGAAACGCCGCCGGCCGCGCCCCCGGGGGCGGCCGACGCCGCGGCGACCGAGGAATACGCGTTCCCGGCGGCGGTCGGTCAGCAGAAGTTCTGGCTCCTCGACCAGATCCACCCCGGCGATCCGGCGTACAACCTGACGATCCGATTCCGGGTCACCGGCCCGCTCCGAACGGACGTGGCGCAGCAGGCGGTGGACGAGATCGTCCGCCGCCACGAGGCCCTGCGCACCCGCTTCGTGCGGGACGGGGAGACGTTGCTCCAGGTCGTCGCCCCTCCCTCCCCCGTCCCCCTCCCGGTGGACGACGTGGAGCGGGACCCGGACCCGGCCCAGGCGGCGGACCGGGCAATGGCCGCCGAGGCCCGCCGCGGGTTTAACCTCGAGACGGGGCCGGTGTTCCGCGCCCGGCTGGTCCGCCGGGGCGCGGACGAGCACATGCTACTGATCACCATCCACCAGATCGTCTCGGACGGGTGGTCGACCGGCATCGTCCTGCGCGAGTTCGCCGCCCTCTACGAGGCCTATGACGCCGGCCGGCCGTCCCCCCTCCCCGAGCCGACCCTTCAATTCGCCGACTTCGTGCTGTGGCAGTCGGAGTGGCTCCAGACGCCGGCCGCGGCCGCCCAGCTCGCATTCTGGCAAGACCACCTGAAGGGGGTTCAGCCGGTCCGAATCCCGTACGACGAGTCGGCCGCCTCGTCCGGCTCGGCGAAAGGAAGTATCGAGTCGATCCTGCTCCCCCGCGCGCTGACCGACCGGCTGACCGCGGCGGGCCACCAGCACGGGGCGACTCTCTTCATGAGTTGCTTGTCTGGGCTCAGCCTTCTCCTCCACTCGCGGACGGGACAGACCGACCTCACGGTGTCGACACCTACGGTAGGGCGGTCGAAGACCGAGTTGGAGCCGGTCGTGGGCCGGTTCGCCAACACGGTCGTGTTCCGCACGGACCTGTCCGGCGACCCGACTTTTGTCGAACTCCTCGACCTGTCCCGCCGGACCGTGACCGACGTCATGGCCAACCAGGACATCCCGTTCACCCAGGTCCTGGAGTCACTGCCCACCCAGGGGCAGAAGGACCGCCACGCCCTCTTTCAGATGCACTTCATCTTTCAGAAGGCGTTCCTCACCCCTGCCACCGCCGGCCCGATCGCCATCACGCCCGTCCGCTCCCTCTCCCCGGGGGCGATGCACGAACTGAACTTCTTCATGGTCGAGCGGGACGAGGGGTGGCGGGCGTCGTGCGAGTACAACACGGCGCGGTACACCCCGGAGACGGTCCGCGGGCTGCTCGACGAGCTCCAGCGCATCCTGGAAGCGGTGGCGGCCGACCCGTCGCGGCGGGTGTCGAGCTTCCGGCCCGCGGACACGGACCCTCCCCGACCGGCCCCCTACCCGCAGCCGGTGTACCAGAACGGTCGGTCTCACGCCCGGGTCGCCACCCCACCCGTGTCCGAGCCCGCGACGCCGCCGGTCAACCGCCTGGAGGCGTATCTCCCGACCCCGGCCGTCGCCACGGACCCGGGCGACGCACGCGTCGCCCCGCGTGACGAGTACGAGGTCCGGCTGGCCGAGATCTGGCGCGAGTTGCTGCGAGTCGACCGCCTCTGCGTCACCGCGAACTTCTTCGACCTGGGTGGGTACTCCCTCCTCGGCGCCCGCCTGCTCGTCCGGGTTCAGCAGGCGTTCGGGTCGCGGTTGCCCCCGACCGCGGTGTACGACTCGCCGACCGTCGAGCGAATGGCCGAGTTGCTCCGGGGTGGTCCCCTGACTCCCCGCGCGACGACCGGCCCGTCTCCCGGCACCGGCCCGGCGGAAGTCGCGCCGCCCGGGCGACCCGTCCCCTGTTTCTTCCGCCAGCCCGACCGACCGCTGTACGGGGTGTACCACCCGGCGGCTGGCCCGGTGCGCCGGGAGGGGGTGGTCCTTTGTGCCCCGCCGGGGCACGAGTACATGTCGTCGCACTGGTGCTTCCGGTTGCTCGCGGCCGAGTTGGCCCGGGCCGGCTTCCCGGTCCTTCGCTACGACCCCTCGGGAGTGGGCGACTCGGGGGGGGAGTTCGAGCAAGCCCGCGCGGCCGAGTGGATCGGGGACGTCGGCGCCGCGGCGCGCGAGTTGGCCGACCGGGCCGGGGTGTCGGACGTGTCGCTGGTCGGGCTGCGGCTCGGGGCCGCGTTGGCGTACCAGGCCACCGCCGAGACGCGGGTCAAGCACCTGGTTCTCTGGGACCCGGTCGTGAACGGCCGGCAGTACCTGGCCGGGCTCCGCCGCCTGCACGCCCGAGAGTGCCCGGGGGGTCGGGGCGACCCGGCGGTGGAGGAACTGCTCGGCTACTTCTATCCGGGACCGCTCGTCGAGGAGTTGGAGCAGTTCGACCTCACGGCGGGGCGGCCGGCCGCGGAGCGGGTCAGCGTCCTGTTGTCGCAAGGCACCGACGCGGCCCGGTTGCTTGCCCACCTGGACGGCGAGCGCTTGCGGCCGGCGGTCCGGGTGGCGCGCGAGCCGGGCCCGTGGGAGGCGCCCGTGGACTACACCCGGCCGGTCCTGCTCCACGACGGCCGGCGGCAGGTCGTCGAACTCCTCTCGGGGGGGGCGTGA
- a CDS encoding sugar transferase, translated as MRPSNILLGSPPEPQGAASVALVTAPGHAAETQLDMPSVTDDLPGGDDHPRRFELKAAVDFVLAAGMFVLAMPLMLAAAALIKLTSRGPALYTQNRVGLNGREFRIYKLRTMRHNCEAVSGVRWASAGDPRITRVGAFLRDTHLDELPQLWNVLRGDMALVGPRPERPEFVTRLAAEIPGYAERLTVRPGVTGLAQVQLPADTCLESVRLKLAYDVHYIAHAGLWLDLRLMLCTGLKMLHVPFGVSKLILRIPAGLVGHAPGAAGGTEAPVRPRPAAGRCQPSAPVCRVVARAGG; from the coding sequence ATGCGCCCGTCGAATATCCTGCTCGGGTCACCGCCCGAACCCCAAGGCGCGGCATCCGTCGCGCTCGTGACCGCCCCGGGTCATGCGGCCGAAACGCAGCTCGACATGCCGTCCGTGACGGACGACCTCCCGGGCGGGGACGACCATCCCCGGCGGTTCGAACTGAAGGCGGCGGTCGACTTCGTACTGGCGGCGGGCATGTTCGTTCTGGCGATGCCGTTGATGCTGGCCGCCGCCGCGCTGATCAAACTCACCTCGCGGGGGCCGGCGCTCTACACCCAGAACCGGGTGGGGCTGAACGGCCGCGAGTTCCGCATCTACAAGCTGCGAACCATGCGGCACAACTGCGAGGCCGTGTCGGGGGTCCGGTGGGCGTCGGCCGGCGATCCGCGGATCACCCGGGTCGGAGCCTTCCTCCGGGATACGCACCTGGACGAGCTGCCGCAGTTGTGGAACGTCCTGCGGGGGGACATGGCCCTCGTCGGGCCGCGACCCGAGCGGCCGGAGTTCGTCACCCGGCTGGCGGCGGAGATCCCCGGCTACGCGGAGCGACTGACCGTCCGCCCCGGCGTGACCGGCCTGGCTCAGGTCCAACTCCCCGCCGACACGTGCCTGGAGAGCGTCCGGTTGAAGCTGGCATACGACGTGCACTACATCGCCCACGCGGGCCTGTGGCTCGACCTCCGACTGATGCTGTGCACCGGTCTGAAAATGCTCCACGTCCCGTTCGGGGTTTCGAAGCTGATCCTCCGCATCCCCGCCGGTTTGGTGGGCCACGCCCCCGGGGCCGCCGGCGGCACGGAGGCCCCGGTCCGGCCGCGACCGGCGGCCGGCCGGTGTCAGCCGTCGGCGCCGGTCTGCCGTGTCGTTGCCCGCGCAGGGGGCTGA
- a CDS encoding endonuclease/exonuclease/phosphatase family protein → MPAPSARDPALVAPSPRLDRWRRWTVRLAAAYLAAVTILALVVWFVAVESWPVTLFLFGPRWVVALPLGPLALLAAAARSARSGLILLAAAGVAAGPLLGGRVAVPTPAGGAGGAFALRVMTWNTAGSGAGNPAFQDYVEVVGPDLILLQESPPLEPGDAPPGWAVVDAGPGAVVLSRLPAVAAGRVTEADFGAPGGCARVQVQTPVGPIVVVSVHLPTPRPGIEGVMGRKPGGLAELEELTRVRDRASALVADWVGPPTDGAIVAGDFNTPVESTVYRRNWSGFRNAFSTAGTGWGTTKQTRWFGTRIDHVLYAPPWVCRGVRTGPSLGSDHLPVVADLAFQPE, encoded by the coding sequence ATGCCCGCCCCGAGCGCACGCGACCCCGCCCTGGTTGCACCGTCCCCGCGCCTCGACCGGTGGCGGCGCTGGACGGTTCGGCTCGCGGCCGCGTACCTCGCGGCGGTGACCATCCTGGCGCTGGTCGTCTGGTTCGTGGCCGTCGAGTCGTGGCCCGTCACCCTGTTCCTGTTTGGCCCCCGCTGGGTGGTCGCGCTGCCGCTCGGGCCACTGGCCCTGCTCGCCGCCGCGGCGCGGTCGGCCCGGTCGGGCCTGATCCTCCTGGCCGCCGCGGGCGTGGCGGCCGGTCCACTCCTCGGCGGGCGGGTCGCCGTGCCCACCCCGGCGGGCGGGGCGGGCGGGGCGTTCGCCCTGCGCGTGATGACGTGGAACACGGCCGGCAGCGGTGCGGGCAACCCCGCGTTCCAGGATTACGTCGAGGTCGTCGGGCCGGACCTGATCCTCCTCCAGGAGTCACCGCCGCTCGAGCCCGGCGACGCGCCGCCCGGCTGGGCGGTGGTGGACGCGGGGCCGGGCGCGGTCGTCCTGAGCCGGCTGCCGGCGGTGGCCGCCGGGCGGGTGACGGAGGCCGACTTCGGGGCGCCCGGCGGCTGCGCCCGGGTGCAGGTCCAGACGCCGGTCGGCCCGATCGTGGTGGTGAGCGTCCACCTCCCGACGCCGCGGCCGGGGATCGAGGGCGTGATGGGCCGCAAGCCGGGGGGGCTGGCGGAGTTGGAGGAGTTGACGCGGGTCCGCGACCGGGCGTCGGCGCTGGTCGCCGACTGGGTCGGCCCGCCGACCGACGGGGCGATTGTCGCCGGGGACTTCAACACTCCGGTCGAGAGCACGGTGTACCGCCGCAACTGGTCGGGGTTCCGGAACGCATTCTCGACGGCCGGCACCGGGTGGGGGACGACGAAGCAGACGCGCTGGTTCGGAACCCGGATCGACCACGTGCTGTACGCCCCGCCCTGGGTCTGCCGGGGCGTCCGGACGGGGCCGTCGCTGGGCTCCGACCACCTCCCGGTCGTCGCCGACCTGGCATTCCAGCCCGAGTAG
- a CDS encoding anti-sigma factor family protein produces the protein MNSDEPPTPAPYTGMPSDPGRGASPETEGATADCERVVGAMGFYLTHELTIEERLSLDSHFSGCPACRRAAEEYAEVIRLARTLPPPALPPGVEQRLREMITHATRAPNREPDCSLDETVVGPLW, from the coding sequence GTGAACTCGGACGAGCCGCCGACCCCGGCCCCGTATACCGGCATGCCGTCCGACCCGGGCCGCGGCGCGAGCCCGGAGACGGAGGGCGCGACGGCCGATTGCGAGCGCGTCGTCGGGGCGATGGGGTTCTACCTCACCCATGAGTTAACGATCGAGGAGCGCCTGAGCTTGGACTCTCATTTCTCCGGCTGCCCGGCCTGCCGGCGGGCGGCCGAGGAGTACGCCGAGGTGATTCGCCTGGCACGAACACTACCGCCGCCCGCGCTGCCCCCTGGGGTCGAGCAGAGATTGCGGGAGATGATCACCCACGCCACCCGCGCCCCCAATCGGGAGCCGGATTGCTCCCTCGACGAGACGGTCGTCGGGCCACTCTGGTAA